Proteins encoded within one genomic window of Phototrophicus methaneseepsis:
- a CDS encoding helicase-related protein, with amino-acid sequence MTYTVGSLVRVRGREWVVLPESTDDLVRVRPLGGTEDEVTAVLTALEPIEPATFALPDPEQIGDYRSARLLRAAVRLGFRASAGPFRSFAKINVEPRPYQLVPLLMALKQDPVRLLIADDVGIGKTVEALLVARELLDRGEIDRLAVLCPPQLAEQWHAELREKFYVEAELLLASTATRLERHLRMGESIFDRYPFTVVSTDFIKSERRRDDFLRAAPDFIIVDEAHTVAHTTDRRGGRHQRYELVAALADKPERHLVLVTATPHSGKEAAFRSLLALLNSDFDELPDDLTGAENEPLRRELARYFVQRRRGDIKAYMDAITPFPEREAAEDTYTLSDAYKRLFDRVLNYARETVLQPGEGCRQRVRWWSALALLRSLASSPAAAAATLRSRAATAEAETSEDVDEIGRRTVFDLMTDEAAEGVDVVPGSQLGELADNEKRHRERLLDMARTAEALQGDDDRKLQGVIDIVKQLLRDGYNPIVFCRFIPTVDYLTEALRDATRGVEIAGVTGTLPPAEREERVSQLATHDKRVLVCTDCLSEGINLQQGFDAVVHYDLSWNPTRHEQREGRVDRYGQPNDRIKVVTYYGIDNQIDGIVLDVLLRKHKTIRNSLGVSVPVPGNSEDVVEAIFEGLLLRENASFSQTTLPGFDEYMKPGQMQLDLQWEAAAEREKQSRTMFAQQAIKVDEVAAELNAARDAVGSGVDVAAFMRDAVRMHRGVVSVNGAVGFDLTETPRGLRDMLGEEQFTARFELPVKNDQLYLTRTHPLVESLATYVMNTALDAVEVEEDQPRARRAGAIRTTAVERRTTLLLVRFRYHLITKTRVEERQLLAEDSLTLAFEGSPENAQWLDPEASEALLQAEPEENIHPQQAADFVGRVVAGFDDHLAPTLNDIARERGGELLAAHLRVREAAYRRGDRRPQHRVEAQLPPDVLGIYVYLPVRR; translated from the coding sequence ATGACATATACAGTAGGTTCTCTGGTACGTGTGCGTGGGCGTGAATGGGTCGTGCTACCGGAGTCGACAGATGACCTGGTTCGCGTGCGGCCACTGGGTGGCACTGAGGACGAAGTGACAGCGGTGTTGACGGCGCTGGAACCCATCGAACCGGCGACCTTCGCGCTGCCCGATCCAGAACAGATCGGCGACTACCGGTCGGCACGACTCTTGCGAGCAGCGGTACGGCTTGGGTTTCGTGCCAGTGCGGGCCCCTTTCGTTCATTTGCGAAGATCAATGTCGAGCCGCGCCCTTATCAGCTTGTGCCCTTGCTAATGGCACTCAAGCAGGATCCGGTGCGCCTGCTTATCGCCGATGATGTCGGGATCGGCAAAACCGTCGAGGCCCTGTTGGTGGCACGTGAACTGCTGGATCGCGGTGAGATCGATCGACTGGCGGTGCTGTGTCCACCTCAATTGGCGGAGCAGTGGCACGCCGAACTGCGTGAGAAATTCTACGTCGAGGCGGAACTGCTGCTCGCGAGTACGGCCACCCGCCTCGAACGCCATCTGCGCATGGGCGAGTCGATCTTTGACCGTTATCCCTTTACGGTCGTTTCGACCGACTTTATCAAGTCGGAGCGTCGGCGTGATGACTTCCTACGTGCTGCACCGGATTTCATCATCGTCGATGAGGCTCACACTGTCGCTCACACGACGGACAGACGGGGCGGGAGACACCAGCGCTATGAATTGGTCGCGGCTCTGGCGGACAAACCTGAACGGCATCTGGTGCTGGTGACAGCGACACCACACAGCGGTAAAGAAGCGGCTTTTCGGTCGCTGCTGGCTCTCTTGAACTCCGATTTCGATGAGTTGCCTGATGATCTGACCGGGGCGGAGAATGAACCGCTGCGTCGCGAGTTGGCCCGCTACTTCGTCCAGCGGCGGCGCGGCGACATCAAAGCCTATATGGATGCGATCACACCCTTTCCAGAGCGCGAAGCGGCGGAGGACACCTACACCCTGTCTGATGCCTACAAACGCCTCTTCGACCGTGTTTTGAACTATGCTCGCGAGACTGTTTTGCAACCCGGTGAAGGATGTCGGCAACGAGTGCGCTGGTGGTCGGCACTGGCATTGCTGCGCTCGCTGGCATCCAGTCCAGCGGCAGCAGCCGCGACCCTGCGCAGTCGGGCGGCGACTGCCGAAGCCGAAACTTCAGAGGATGTCGATGAGATCGGGCGGCGCACGGTCTTTGATCTGATGACCGATGAGGCGGCGGAAGGGGTGGATGTCGTGCCCGGCAGTCAGCTCGGTGAATTGGCAGACAACGAGAAACGCCACCGTGAGCGTCTGCTGGACATGGCACGGACGGCGGAAGCCTTGCAGGGTGACGACGACCGCAAGCTCCAGGGGGTGATCGACATCGTCAAACAACTGCTGCGCGATGGCTATAACCCGATCGTGTTCTGCCGCTTCATCCCGACGGTAGACTATCTGACTGAGGCGCTGCGCGATGCGACACGGGGTGTCGAGATCGCAGGTGTCACCGGCACCCTGCCACCTGCCGAGCGCGAAGAGCGGGTCTCGCAGCTCGCGACGCATGATAAGCGCGTACTGGTCTGCACGGATTGTCTCAGTGAGGGGATCAACCTGCAGCAGGGCTTCGATGCCGTCGTGCATTATGATCTGTCCTGGAACCCGACCCGCCACGAACAGCGTGAAGGTCGTGTCGACCGCTACGGCCAGCCGAACGACCGCATCAAGGTTGTGACCTACTACGGGATCGACAACCAGATCGATGGCATCGTGCTGGATGTGCTGCTGCGTAAGCACAAAACCATTCGCAACTCCTTGGGGGTCTCGGTGCCTGTGCCCGGAAACAGTGAAGACGTGGTAGAAGCCATTTTCGAGGGCTTGCTCCTGCGTGAGAATGCCAGCTTCAGCCAGACGACGCTGCCCGGCTTCGACGAATACATGAAGCCGGGCCAGATGCAGCTTGACCTCCAATGGGAAGCCGCTGCCGAACGCGAGAAGCAGTCGCGGACGATGTTCGCTCAGCAGGCGATTAAGGTTGATGAAGTGGCGGCAGAACTCAACGCGGCACGCGACGCAGTCGGTTCGGGTGTTGATGTAGCGGCATTTATGCGTGACGCTGTGCGGATGCATCGAGGCGTGGTGTCGGTCAACGGCGCGGTTGGGTTCGATCTGACAGAAACGCCGCGTGGACTGCGCGATATGCTCGGTGAAGAGCAGTTTACAGCGCGTTTCGAGCTACCTGTGAAGAACGATCAGCTTTATCTGACGCGTACTCATCCACTGGTCGAATCGCTGGCGACGTATGTGATGAACACGGCGCTCGATGCCGTCGAAGTCGAAGAAGATCAACCGCGTGCCCGCCGTGCCGGAGCCATCCGCACGACGGCGGTCGAACGGAGAACGACCTTGCTGCTGGTGCGGTTCCGTTACCATTTGATCACGAAAACGCGCGTTGAAGAACGCCAGCTCCTGGCCGAGGACAGCCTCACTCTGGCCTTCGAAGGATCGCCGGAGAATGCTCAGTGGCTTGACCCGGAAGCTTCCGAAGCTCTGCTGCAAGCGGAACCCGAAGAGAACATCCACCCACAACAAGCAGCAGACTTCGTCGGTCGCGTGGTTGCGGGTTTCGATGATCATCTCGCGCCTACATTGAACGACATCGCCCGTGAGCGCGGTGGGGAACTGCTTGCGGCGCATTTGCGTGTGCGGGAGGCTGCCTATCGGCGGGGCGATCGTCGGCCCCAGCATCGTGTGGAAGCGCAACTCCCGCCCGATGTGTTGGGCATTTATGTATATTTGCCTGTTAGAAGATAG
- a CDS encoding Eco57I restriction-modification methylase domain-containing protein, protein MPKATNIFTTIRTEGALLPPDLLQRISEGENFDGLTAASYHRPGEKLNEAINRSWNALQGAWANFKSAQERLPEDDLGTTITRERWLLPLFRELDYGRLQTATAVEIDGRSYPISHGWEYVPIHLVSYRVDLDTRTKGVAGASSASPHSLVQIFLNRSDDNLWGFVSNGYKLRVLRDNLTLTRQAYVEFDLEAMMDGEVYSDFVLLWLLCHQSRVEGEKPTDCWLEQWMKAAEEQGTRALEQLRGGVEAAIEALGLGFIEHPANAALRDRLTDGDLNGQDYYRQLLRIVYRLLFLFVAEDRDLLLDPDAGDAERECYEQFYSTGRLRRMAESFKGTRHPDLFEGLRLVMRLLSGESNGAGAALGLVPLGSFLFSDRAVADVIDCQISNQHLLDAVRVLSLVYDDTAKVYRSVDYKNLGPEELGSVYESLLELHPQINIPGRRFALATAGGNERKTTGSYYTPTSLINALLDSALDPVLDDASRKGESAILNLKVCDPACGSGHFLIAAANRMAKRLAEVRTGEEEPTPEAVKEAKRDVIGHCIYGVDINPMAVELCKVNLWMEALEPGKPLSFLDHRIQVGNSLLGTTPKLMADGIPDDAFKPIEGDDKKSATAYRKKNREERKQRKAGTRQMNLFGEAPGANYQALSYATRTLDQAPDDTLQQIRQKEQMYSQLANDPEYIKARMLADAWCAAFVWEKQPGEGMALTDLVYRQLEANPLSESLGPLRETVVALADRYQFFHWHVAFPDVFAVPDDVQAAKNTQTGWNGGFDVVLGNPPWERIKIQEKEWFAERSPEIASAPNAAARRRMIADLEQNDPFLLAAFVDDKRKAEGESHFVRMSDRYPLCGRGDVNTYSIFAETSRHVINGYGRVGMIVPSGIATDDTTKFFFQDLMQTRSLASLYDFENREGLFPAVDSRMKFSLITMTGWESVASEAEFVFFALNVGDLKDDWRHFTLSAEDIAALNPNTGTMATFRSQQDAEITKAIYKRVPVLIQEEPLENPWGISFLRMFDMSNDSDKFRTREELEAAEFTLEGNHFIRGDERYLPLYEGRLGHQYNHRFAVQPSGEMREVSSDEVQNPNFVVEPQFFVSALDFDERTQRRQVDCYTGLLGHRRVARDTDERTAIACIFPWQPASYGWILSMGPDAIGLTILNSNYNSFIFDYLLRNSLSQPSIPQGVFQQLPAIPPHTDTPALLDFIVPRVLELTYTAWDLQAFAQDVGYDGPPFIWDEERRFLMRCELDALYFHLYQISRDDVDYIMETFPIVKRKDEASYGSYRTKDTILSMFDEMAALSKLAVPAPKDESATYKVPDVSQWETWLSPGPADESVAHPSRGA, encoded by the coding sequence ATGCCAAAAGCAACCAACATCTTCACGACGATCCGCACGGAAGGCGCACTGCTGCCGCCCGACTTGCTGCAACGCATCAGCGAGGGCGAAAACTTCGATGGTCTGACCGCCGCCAGCTACCATCGCCCTGGCGAAAAACTCAACGAGGCGATCAACCGTTCCTGGAATGCGCTTCAGGGTGCGTGGGCGAACTTCAAATCGGCGCAGGAACGCCTGCCCGAAGATGATCTGGGTACGACCATCACCCGCGAGCGCTGGCTGCTGCCTTTGTTCCGTGAACTGGACTACGGACGCTTGCAAACCGCGACGGCGGTCGAGATTGATGGGCGCAGCTACCCGATTTCACATGGTTGGGAATACGTGCCAATCCATCTTGTCAGTTATCGGGTCGACCTGGACACGCGCACGAAGGGTGTAGCGGGGGCATCATCGGCTAGCCCGCACAGCCTGGTGCAGATCTTCCTCAACCGCAGTGACGACAACCTATGGGGCTTCGTCAGTAACGGCTATAAGCTGCGCGTACTGCGCGACAACTTGACCCTGACGCGCCAGGCTTACGTCGAATTCGACCTGGAAGCCATGATGGACGGCGAAGTCTACAGTGACTTCGTGCTGCTATGGTTGCTGTGCCACCAGTCCCGCGTGGAAGGCGAAAAGCCTACTGACTGCTGGCTGGAACAGTGGATGAAAGCCGCTGAGGAGCAGGGCACTCGCGCCCTGGAGCAACTGCGCGGCGGCGTGGAAGCGGCGATTGAGGCGCTCGGATTGGGCTTCATCGAGCATCCGGCGAATGCCGCCCTGCGCGACAGGCTGACCGACGGCGACCTGAACGGGCAGGACTACTACCGCCAACTGCTGCGGATCGTATACCGGCTGCTGTTCCTGTTCGTGGCGGAAGACCGTGATCTGCTGCTTGACCCTGATGCGGGTGATGCCGAGCGCGAATGTTACGAGCAGTTCTACTCCACTGGGCGACTGCGGCGCATGGCGGAGAGCTTCAAGGGGACGCGCCATCCCGACCTGTTCGAGGGGCTGCGGCTGGTGATGCGCCTGCTCTCTGGTGAGAGCAATGGCGCAGGAGCCGCCCTCGGACTCGTGCCGCTTGGCTCATTCCTGTTCAGTGATCGTGCCGTCGCGGATGTCATCGACTGCCAGATCAGCAATCAGCACTTGCTGGATGCGGTGCGTGTGCTTTCGTTGGTATATGATGACACGGCGAAGGTCTACCGCAGCGTGGATTATAAAAACCTCGGACCCGAGGAACTCGGCAGCGTCTACGAGAGCCTACTGGAACTGCATCCACAGATCAACATCCCTGGACGGCGCTTTGCGCTGGCGACGGCAGGCGGCAACGAGCGCAAGACCACTGGCAGCTACTATACACCAACCTCACTCATTAATGCGTTGCTCGATAGCGCCCTGGACCCGGTGCTGGATGATGCATCTCGCAAGGGTGAATCCGCCATCCTCAACCTGAAGGTGTGCGATCCGGCTTGCGGCAGCGGGCACTTCCTGATTGCAGCGGCGAACCGCATGGCGAAGCGATTGGCAGAGGTCCGCACTGGAGAAGAGGAGCCGACCCCGGAGGCCGTTAAAGAGGCTAAGCGCGATGTCATCGGGCATTGCATCTACGGCGTGGATATCAACCCGATGGCGGTGGAACTGTGCAAGGTCAATCTGTGGATGGAAGCGCTGGAACCGGGCAAGCCGCTCTCCTTCCTCGATCACCGCATCCAGGTTGGGAACAGCCTGCTGGGGACGACGCCCAAACTGATGGCCGATGGTATTCCCGATGATGCTTTCAAGCCGATAGAGGGCGATGACAAGAAATCGGCGACGGCCTATCGTAAGAAGAACCGTGAGGAACGTAAGCAGCGCAAAGCCGGAACGCGCCAGATGAACCTCTTCGGGGAAGCGCCGGGGGCGAATTATCAGGCGCTGAGCTATGCTACCCGCACCCTGGACCAGGCCCCGGATGATACCTTGCAGCAGATCCGGCAAAAAGAGCAAATGTATAGCCAGTTGGCGAACGACCCTGAATACATCAAGGCGCGGATGTTGGCCGATGCCTGGTGTGCGGCCTTTGTGTGGGAGAAGCAGCCAGGGGAGGGCATGGCGCTGACCGATCTGGTGTACCGGCAGCTAGAAGCTAACCCGCTCTCGGAGAGCTTGGGCCCATTGCGTGAGACAGTCGTTGCCCTGGCAGACCGCTACCAGTTTTTCCATTGGCATGTGGCCTTCCCCGATGTGTTTGCCGTGCCGGATGATGTACAAGCGGCGAAGAATACGCAAACAGGCTGGAACGGCGGCTTTGATGTCGTGCTGGGCAACCCGCCCTGGGAACGCATCAAAATTCAGGAGAAAGAATGGTTTGCAGAGCGCTCGCCGGAGATTGCCAGCGCTCCCAACGCCGCCGCCCGCCGTCGCATGATTGCCGACCTTGAGCAGAATGATCCCTTCCTGCTGGCCGCCTTCGTGGATGACAAGCGCAAGGCAGAAGGCGAATCACACTTTGTCCGTATGAGTGACCGCTACCCGCTTTGTGGGCGTGGCGATGTGAACACTTACAGCATCTTTGCGGAAACGTCGCGCCATGTGATTAATGGTTACGGACGTGTAGGCATGATTGTGCCATCGGGGATTGCTACCGATGATACGACCAAGTTCTTCTTTCAGGATTTGATGCAAACGCGCAGCCTTGCCAGTCTCTATGACTTCGAGAACCGTGAAGGGTTGTTCCCGGCGGTGGATAGCCGCATGAAGTTTTCACTTATTACTATGACAGGGTGGGAATCGGTTGCATCCGAAGCTGAGTTCGTTTTCTTCGCGCTGAATGTGGGGGACCTCAAAGACGATTGGCGGCACTTTACGCTGTCCGCTGAAGATATTGCCGCACTGAACCCTAACACGGGCACGATGGCAACTTTCCGCAGCCAGCAAGATGCAGAAATTACCAAAGCCATTTATAAGCGTGTGCCTGTACTGATTCAAGAAGAACCTCTCGAAAATCCCTGGGGTATCTCTTTTTTGCGTATGTTCGATATGTCCAACGACTCCGACAAATTCCGCACCCGCGAGGAACTGGAAGCCGCCGAGTTCACGCTTGAGGGGAATCATTTTATACGCGGGGATGAGCGTTATCTGCCGCTTTATGAAGGGCGTTTAGGCCATCAATACAATCATCGGTTTGCAGTACAACCTAGTGGCGAAATGCGAGAAGTTTCATCAGACGAAGTGCAAAATCCTAACTTTGTAGTCGAGCCTCAGTTCTTTGTTTCAGCACTTGATTTCGATGAGCGAACTCAACGCCGACAAGTAGATTGCTACACAGGTCTGTTGGGCCATAGACGAGTAGCGAGAGATACAGACGAACGCACAGCGATTGCCTGCATTTTCCCCTGGCAACCAGCTTCTTATGGTTGGATTCTTAGCATGGGGCCGGATGCTATCGGTCTAACAATTTTGAACTCAAACTACAATTCGTTCATTTTCGACTACTTGCTACGTAATTCACTCAGTCAACCAAGCATACCGCAGGGGGTGTTTCAGCAGTTGCCAGCGATCCCGCCGCACACGGACACGCCCGCGCTGCTGGATTTCATCGTCCCCCGTGTTCTGGAACTCACATACACGGCGTGGGATTTGCAAGCTTTCGCGCAGGATGTCGGCTACGATGGGCCGCCTTTCATCTGGGATGAGGAACGGCGCTTCCTCATGCGCTGCGAACTGGACGCGCTCTACTTCCACCTGTACCAAATCAGCCGCGACGACGTGGACTACATCATGGAGACGTTCCCCATTGTCAAGCGTAAAGACGAGGCTTCTTACGGCTCTTACCGAACGAAAGACACTATACTAAGTATGTTCGATGAAATGGCGGCGCTGTCAAAGCTAGCTGTCCCAGCTCCCAAGGACGAATCCGCAACGTATAAAGTGCCGGATGTATCTCAGTGGGAGACGTGGCTGAGTCCAGGGCCTGCGGACGAATCGGTGGCGCATCCATCACGAGGAGCATAA
- a CDS encoding NERD domain-containing protein, with protein MPFPSQNEFLLPFLQLLSDGNSYTRSQMMFKLAKHFDISEEEAQAMSGNQFTLVSRVAWCDVYFCKAGFVEKRQHHTDHMQDVFRITTMGIRELNRHPEQITVGYLQGFYLGKVHRGAGSDDTTSEAERILYEAFENLPEPFTVLHAVKWFARERGTVGEIDFLIAHPDYGVLVMEVKGGQIMIENGQWYSVNRYGRANKIKDPCQQAERNRRALHDWLGFDPRTKGVPFALFPAVALPDSSVRGDVRPDCPQDIFIDMTHLDQLEARLLTIFGYWSDHADAHNATMGGKRAVDALINLLVPTRSLQPRIVEQFARENRQIEELTQQQFKILKMLRYQRRAAVIGGAGTGKTLLAMEKATQLAESGMRVLFVCYNNNLAEWIKSRLGYAQIDVMTFHGLVGHMVHRARIPMPRGANFYEQAPDLLMDAASVLHAPDADPDMLYDAIIVDEGQDFEDTWWIALLETLNDPEMSVFYVFFDDNQRIFTQISQIPMESAPLYLDENLRNTQHIHERLKPYSRDKDIQCIGPEGRPVEIIQTDSASDQRRQLQHVLHRLVNEEGIAAEDIVVLTPASQKRSQWKNDDQLGNFVLTWQLDTEMPMAARICTIYSYKGLESPVVVLTELDKLHADKLDQLVYVGLSRARHHAIIIGELPVSSSVV; from the coding sequence ATGCCATTTCCATCACAGAATGAATTTTTGCTCCCGTTTTTACAGTTACTCAGCGACGGCAATAGTTATACACGCTCGCAGATGATGTTCAAGCTAGCCAAGCATTTCGACATCAGTGAAGAAGAAGCTCAGGCGATGTCGGGCAATCAGTTCACGCTAGTGAGTCGTGTTGCCTGGTGCGATGTGTATTTCTGCAAAGCGGGCTTTGTTGAGAAACGTCAGCATCACACCGATCATATGCAGGATGTCTTCCGCATCACGACCATGGGCATCCGCGAACTCAATCGCCACCCGGAGCAGATCACGGTTGGTTATCTGCAAGGCTTCTACCTGGGCAAAGTCCATCGCGGGGCAGGATCAGATGATACTACCAGCGAAGCTGAGCGCATCCTTTACGAGGCATTCGAGAACCTACCGGAGCCATTCACTGTCTTGCACGCGGTCAAGTGGTTTGCGCGGGAACGCGGCACTGTCGGCGAAATTGATTTTCTCATCGCCCACCCCGATTATGGTGTGCTGGTGATGGAAGTCAAAGGCGGTCAGATCATGATCGAGAATGGTCAATGGTACAGTGTCAACCGCTATGGTCGAGCTAATAAAATTAAAGACCCCTGCCAGCAGGCGGAGCGTAATCGGCGTGCCCTGCATGATTGGCTGGGTTTCGATCCTCGCACAAAAGGGGTTCCGTTCGCCCTGTTTCCAGCGGTTGCCCTGCCTGATTCATCCGTCCGGGGTGATGTGCGTCCAGATTGCCCGCAAGACATCTTCATCGATATGACCCATCTGGATCAGCTTGAAGCGCGGCTACTGACGATCTTCGGTTATTGGTCGGATCACGCAGATGCCCACAATGCGACGATGGGTGGCAAGCGTGCGGTCGATGCTTTGATCAATCTACTCGTACCGACGCGCAGCCTACAACCCCGCATTGTCGAGCAGTTCGCACGTGAGAACCGCCAGATCGAAGAACTGACCCAGCAGCAATTCAAAATTCTCAAGATGCTGCGTTATCAACGCCGGGCTGCGGTGATCGGCGGTGCTGGAACGGGTAAGACGCTGCTGGCAATGGAAAAGGCAACTCAACTCGCCGAAAGTGGGATGCGTGTGCTGTTCGTTTGCTATAACAACAATCTCGCGGAGTGGATCAAGAGCCGCTTGGGATATGCGCAAATTGACGTGATGACATTCCATGGCCTTGTTGGACACATGGTTCATCGGGCACGAATCCCTATGCCGCGTGGGGCCAACTTCTATGAACAGGCGCCGGACTTATTGATGGATGCTGCCAGCGTCCTACACGCACCGGATGCGGACCCCGATATGCTATATGATGCGATCATTGTCGATGAAGGACAGGATTTCGAGGATACCTGGTGGATTGCTCTTTTGGAAACATTGAACGACCCTGAAATGAGCGTGTTCTATGTCTTCTTTGATGATAATCAGCGCATCTTCACGCAAATTAGCCAGATTCCGATGGAAAGTGCCCCCTTATATCTGGATGAGAATCTTCGCAATACGCAGCATATTCATGAGCGCCTCAAGCCCTATTCGCGCGATAAGGATATTCAGTGCATCGGCCCGGAAGGTCGTCCGGTTGAAATTATCCAGACAGATTCAGCATCTGATCAACGGCGACAGCTTCAGCACGTGCTGCACCGATTAGTTAATGAGGAAGGTATCGCAGCAGAAGATATTGTCGTTCTGACGCCAGCCAGTCAGAAACGCAGCCAGTGGAAGAACGATGACCAACTCGGTAATTTTGTCCTGACCTGGCAGCTCGATACTGAGATGCCAATGGCGGCGCGAATTTGCACGATCTATAGCTACAAAGGATTGGAAAGTCCAGTTGTGGTCCTTACAGAATTGGACAAGCTTCATGCGGACAAGCTGGATCAGTTGGTGTATGTCGGGCTATCTCGTGCCCGACATCACGCGATCATCATCGGAGAGTTGCCAGTTTCTTCCAGTGTCGTATGA
- a CDS encoding single-stranded DNA-binding protein, with protein MGTIISINITGFVGSDPQVRTVQTSNGDKQVTSFSVAVNRTNGGGQKQTLWVRVNCWNALADVAAKYVRKGSLVGVTTEWLRPSAWVDQSGSPQASIDIDANRLTLLDRVNGDSDDNPGDIPF; from the coding sequence ATGGGAACGATTATCAGCATCAACATCACCGGCTTCGTTGGCAGCGACCCGCAGGTTCGCACCGTCCAGACCAGCAACGGCGATAAGCAGGTGACATCCTTCTCGGTGGCGGTCAATCGCACCAACGGCGGCGGCCAGAAGCAGACCCTCTGGGTGCGCGTGAACTGCTGGAACGCGCTGGCAGACGTGGCAGCCAAGTATGTCCGTAAGGGCAGCCTGGTGGGTGTGACGACTGAGTGGCTGCGCCCGAGTGCCTGGGTCGATCAGAGCGGCAGTCCGCAGGCCAGCATCGACATCGACGCCAACCGCTTGACCCTGCTGGATCGCGTCAACGGCGACAGCGACGACAACCCCGGTGACATCCCCTTCTAG
- a CDS encoding IS3 family transposase has product MQQTQTRERRTEAAHRRVDAEYASAKKVEIVRQSRLKSVCADALGINRKNIYRQLRQAAKDRILKEQIEAVHREHPAYGHRRIALHLGINHKRTQRVMAKFKLKPPRRRAKRYSTVSTSHHSYNNLLKDQTVTRPHQVWCSDLSRIVYRGTLWYIATIEDLFTRQIIAQRMGKRHDSHLVLATLQQALATGCQPQLFHSDQGNEFMAQRCTDYLEQRGIQVSVSDVASPWQNGCMESFFGRFKHELGDLDRFDSPGEMIEAIYHHIHYYNHHRIHTALKMPPATFAAKTFSDNGLHVWGT; this is encoded by the coding sequence ATACAACAAACTCAAACGCGAGAACGAAGAACTGAAGCGGCTCATCGGCGAGTTGACGCTGAATATGCATCAGCAAAAAAAGTCGAAATAGTTCGCCAAAGCAGGCTGAAATCAGTCTGTGCTGACGCACTGGGCATCAACCGCAAGAACATCTATCGGCAGCTCAGGCAAGCTGCCAAAGACCGCATTCTTAAAGAACAGATCGAGGCGGTGCATCGTGAGCATCCCGCTTACGGCCATCGCCGAATAGCACTGCATCTGGGTATCAATCACAAACGCACGCAGCGGGTGATGGCCAAATTCAAGCTGAAACCGCCCAGACGCCGAGCCAAACGCTATAGCACCGTCTCAACATCCCATCACAGCTATAACAATCTGCTGAAAGACCAGACTGTGACGCGTCCACATCAGGTGTGGTGCAGCGATCTGAGCCGCATCGTGTATCGCGGCACCCTCTGGTATATCGCCACCATCGAAGACCTCTTCACTCGCCAGATCATCGCTCAGCGCATGGGTAAACGGCATGACAGCCATCTGGTTTTAGCCACGCTGCAACAGGCCTTGGCGACCGGATGCCAGCCGCAACTCTTCCATTCAGATCAGGGCAATGAATTTATGGCTCAGCGTTGTACCGACTATCTGGAGCAGCGGGGGATTCAGGTTTCGGTCAGCGATGTCGCCTCACCCTGGCAGAACGGTTGCATGGAATCCTTCTTCGGACGCTTTAAGCACGAGCTGGGTGATCTCGACCGTTTTGATTCACCTGGCGAGATGATCGAGGCCATTTACCACCATATCCACTACTACAATCATCACCGAATTCACACGGCTCTCAAGATGCCACCGGCTACTTTTGCCGCCAAAACTTTCTCAGACAACGGTCTTCATGTTTGGGGTACTTGA
- a CDS encoding transposase, with protein MSRRIAKEIKEEILSKVQSGERVADLAKQYGVSTKSIYGWLRQDSGETVISVLEYNKLKRENEELKRLIGELTLNMHQQKKSK; from the coding sequence ATGAGCCGACGAATTGCCAAAGAAATCAAGGAAGAAATCCTGAGTAAGGTACAGTCAGGCGAACGTGTAGCCGATCTGGCCAAGCAGTATGGGGTCAGTACCAAATCAATCTACGGATGGCTGCGTCAAGACAGTGGCGAAACCGTTATTTCAGTGCTGGAATACAACAAACTCAAACGCGAGAACGAAGAACTGAAGCGGCTCATCGGCGAGTTGACGCTGAATATGCATCAGCAAAAAAAGTCGAAATAG